From Methanococcus voltae:
ATAAATTATATGATTATAAATTAAATTTTATAATTATATCTTTAATGCTTTTACTATATTGAAATTATTATTTCTAAATATTATTTTTAGCATATCAAAAATTAACGAGGCGATATAATGAAAAAAGATACAAGATGGGAAGGAGTATACTCATTTGAAGACTCACCTTTTTTAATTGAAACACTTTCAGATTTAAGAGAGCAAGATACTGACAACATTGCGTTCAGAAAAGGTCTTGTAAGACTTGGTAGGTATATGGGCTACGAATTAACAAAAACAATGGATTTTGAAGAAGTAGAAATCGAAACACCCCTTGAAGCTACAATTGGTTTAAAAGGAAAAGACAGGAAAAATGTATTAATCATTACAGTTTTAAGAGTTGCTATTCCTTTAATGGAAGGTTTAATCAAAACACTAGAATCTGCCAGAGTAGGTATTGTTTCAGCTTCAAGAGGACCGGCTCCAGACTTTGAAATTAAAATGGACTACATAAAAGTACCTAAATTAAAAGAAGAAGACACCTTGATTATCTGCGACCCTATGATTGCTACAGGTTCAACTTTAATCAGCGTTATGAGAGAACTCAAAAGCTGTGGTATGCCAAAAAGAGTTGTTGTAGTTGGTGTAATTGGTGCTCCTGAAGGTATCGATGCAATTAAAAAAGAATTCCCTGAAACAGAGATATATGTTACTAAAATGGACAGAGAATTAAACAAAAAAGGTTATATATTACCAGGTCTCGGAGATGCAGGAGATAGAGCATTTGGAGAACCTGTGAAAGTTTCATTATTACCACAAATGCACAACCTTGAATAATTAAAAATGTGAACTACATTATAATGCTACATAAATGTTAACTACATATAACATCACATAAACTTACAAGATAACCTAATATTGATAAATTTACATGATAAATTTACCATATTTTATTTTTTTTAAGAATAATTTTTATTATATGATAAGATAATTTATCTATTATGATAATTAAATATCATTATTTTAATTTTACCATATAATCGTTTAATTTTATTAAAAACCCATATTTTTGTTTTGAAATATTTTTTAAGCATAATTTAGCATTTATTTGGTTAAAAGGTTATTTTACTATAACAGTTTAATTAACTACATTCTATTAACCCGAATCTATATATAGAAATTATAATATATACATAATAGGACTTTATGACCCTTATGGGGGATAATAAGGTCTAAACAGTTTAACTTAAGAAGCGTAGAATACTAAAAATATATGCAAATAAAATAACATAATAATGTAATTTTAAATATTATATACGTGCGATATTACAACATAAGGATATATATTGACTTTATGGTTCTAGAACATTAGTCTCACGGTAACCATTATAGTATTAAAAATATATGACATTTATAATTGTATAATCTATATGTTACATTTAATTATAATTTAAAGATATAAGAGTTTAATTAATAATTTATCCTCAAAATTTAGGATAATGCCAATAGTTTATCCAACAATATGCTATTATTCTATTATACTATTATTCTATTATACTATTATTCTATTATTCTATTATGTACTATTCAATCACTTTATTTAATCTTCTATTTTTTAATTTTTAATTTTTAATTTAGTAATTCAATTAATTAAGTTATTAAGCTACTAAGCTACTAAGCTACTAAGTTAGTAAATTATTTACCCTTCGATTTTGACAATATTTCCAATTTCTTTTTATATGACGACGATATTCGAACTAAATTTATCGAAAAACTATTTATATGATACTAATTATATGTATAGTACCATATGATTATAATATTAATATAAAAATAAAATTAAATTAAATTAAATTAAAAATAGTATATTAATAGAAATAATATCGATAAGAGTATTATACGAATGGGTAAAAATAGATAATAATAAGTAAAAATAGGTAAGATAGACAAGATATTTAACTATGGCTATATTACTATATTCATTAAAAATTACCATATGTTATTAATATATCCATTTTTAAATATATATCGCCACATAATTAATTTTAAAATTTGATGGAGGACAATTATGAATATCATCTCAAAAACAAACGACTCGACTACAAACTCAAAAACCCTAGAACAAGAAATAAGGGAAGAACTAAACGTCAAAAAGGAACAAAATTTAGTTTCAAAAAGTATATCTTACAGTACTGGAAAATATGCTTTTGATATAGATTCTGACGAAAAAATACTGGATTTATTCCAAGATGGGGTTAAAGATTGGTGGGTACAAAAATTCGAAAAATACAAAGAATTTAACGAGGGTTATTTCACACCCCCTCAACGTCAAGCAATCCCCCGTATTCATTACGGGAGAAATACTCTTATTTGTAGCCCTACTGGTAGTGGTAAGACTCTAAGTAGTTTTATGAGTATCATAAACGAGCTTTTCAGAATTGAAAAAGAAGAAGGACTCGAAAATAGCGTGTATTGTATATACATAAGTCCCTTGAAGAGTTTGGCAAATGACATTCACGTAAATCTTGAAGAGCCACTCGTAGAAATCAAAGAAATTTTAAAGGAAAAGTATGGAAAAGAAGATATGGGGGATATAAGGCACGCTATAAGACACGGAGATACTACAAGTTACCAAAAAAGTAAAATGTTGAAGCAAACACCCCATATTTTAAATACTACCCCTGAAAGTTTAGCAATTATCTTGAACTCACCCAAGTTTAAAGAAAAATTAAGGACTGTTAGATGGGTTGTTATTGATGAAATACACTCTCTAGCAGATAATAAAAGAGGGGTACACCTTAGTTTAAGCCTTGAAAGACTGCGAGAACTTACAAATAACGAATTCGTAAGAATTGGTTGTAGTGCTACGGTTGAACCACTTGATGAAGTTGCAAGTTATCTGGGCGGTTACTATGATATAGAAACCCCTAGACCTGTGGAAATTGTAGATACGAGATTTGTACGTAGCTACGATATGAAATTAATTTGTCCAGTTCCGGATTTAATTATGAGTACGCCAGAGGAAATTTCAAAAAAATTATACGGTGAATTACATAATTTAATTCAAGAACATGAAAATACCCTTATATTTACAAATACGAGGGGTGGAGCAGAACGTATATTGTACAACTTACGTAGAAAATTCCCAGAATATACGGAAGAAAATAGTGGTAGCCACCACGGTAGTTTATCTAGGGATAAAAGGTTAGAAATAGAATCTAAGCTTAAAAAGGGTGAATTAAAAGTAGTAACCACGAGCAGTAGTCTTGAACTTGGTATTGATATGCCATACGTGGACTTGGTTATTCAGATCGGTAGCCCGAAAAGTGTTAAAGTACTACTTCAACGTATTGGTAGAGCAGGTCACGGTATTGAGAGGATTGCTAAAGGTAGATTAATAGCTTTAGATAGGGATGAACTTGTAGAATGTACAGTTATGCTAAAAAAAGCAAGAGAAGGGTTTATAGATAAGGTTCAGATACCTAAGAAGCCTTTAGATGTACTTGTTCAACATATCTATGGAATTGCAATTAATGGAATAATTGAATTTGAAAAAGTTAAAGATATAGTACGAAGAAGTTATAATTATAACACGATGACCGAAGAGGACTTTAAAATAGTTTTAAACTACATGACTGCTAGTTATGCAGGAATGGAAGATAGAAACATCTATTCTAAAATTTGGTATGACGAAGAAACCAAAAAAATTGGAAAATCAGGTAAAACTGCAAGAATGATATATTACATGAATATCGGCACTATTCCAGATGATTTTAGCTGTGATGTATATGTAAGAGCAAATAAAGCTTGGATTGGTAAATTAGACGAACAATACCTTGATAGACTTGAAAAAGGCGATGTTTTTGCATTGGGTGGCGAACATTTGAAGTTTATATACCGTAGAGGTAGTAAGGTATACGTTGATAAAACGTCTGAAAAACCAAATATTCCAAATTGGTACTCTGAAAGACTCCCACTTAGCTATGATTTGGGTAAAAACGTTTTAGAGTTTAAAAAGACTGCAATAGAGAAATATGGCAATGGCATATTAAAAGAATGGCTTTCCGAATTACCTATAGATAATAACAGTATAGAAAGTCTTTATGGGCTATTCGGTCAGCAAATTCAGTATAAGGGTAATAGTAGCATTAGTTTACCTAATAGACTTGTTATAGAAGAATATAATGGTGAAGGCTACGATGGCTACAAGAAAGATAAGAAAGGAAAAACTGAAAATAAGTATCTTTACATCCACAGTAATTATGGAAGAAAATTCAACGATGGATTCAGTAGAGCCATAGCTTATAAAATTAGTGAGCATTTTGGCGTTGGTGTGCTAGTTAGCGTCTCAGATACTGGTTTTTCATTGGAAGTGCCAAAGAAAAAACGTATTGACATAGTTCAAATTATCAAAGAGCTAACTCCGAATAACGTATATGGCATTTTAAAGCTTGCTCTTGAAAATACCAATCTTATGAAGAGAAATTTTAGAATAAACGCTACAAGAAGCTTGATGATACTTAGAAACTACGCTGGACGTAAAAAATCCGCTAAAAGACAGCAAGTCAGTGCTGATTTGTTGATACACTATGCTAAAAAGTTAGATAGATTTGCACCACTTGAAGAGACTTACCGTGAAATTATCGAAGATAGTTTGGAAGTTGAGCATTTGCAGGAAATTTTGGGTAAAATACAGTCTGGGCATATTAAATTAGAACATATTGATGTATCAGTGCCAACTCCA
This genomic window contains:
- a CDS encoding ATP-dependent helicase, translating into MDSDEKILDLFQDGVKDWWVQKFEKYKEFNEGYFTPPQRQAIPRIHYGRNTLICSPTGSGKTLSSFMSIINELFRIEKEEGLENSVYCIYISPLKSLANDIHVNLEEPLVEIKEILKEKYGKEDMGDIRHAIRHGDTTSYQKSKMLKQTPHILNTTPESLAIILNSPKFKEKLRTVRWVVIDEIHSLADNKRGVHLSLSLERLRELTNNEFVRIGCSATVEPLDEVASYLGGYYDIETPRPVEIVDTRFVRSYDMKLICPVPDLIMSTPEEISKKLYGELHNLIQEHENTLIFTNTRGGAERILYNLRRKFPEYTEENSGSHHGSLSRDKRLEIESKLKKGELKVVTTSSSLELGIDMPYVDLVIQIGSPKSVKVLLQRIGRAGHGIERIAKGRLIALDRDELVECTVMLKKAREGFIDKVQIPKKPLDVLVQHIYGIAINGIIEFEKVKDIVRRSYNYNTMTEEDFKIVLNYMTASYAGMEDRNIYSKIWYDEETKKIGKSGKTARMIYYMNIGTIPDDFSCDVYVRANKAWIGKLDEQYLDRLEKGDVFALGGEHLKFIYRRGSKVYVDKTSEKPNIPNWYSERLPLSYDLGKNVLEFKKTAIEKYGNGILKEWLSELPIDNNSIESLYGLFGQQIQYKGNSSISLPNRLVIEEYNGEGYDGYKKDKKGKTENKYLYIHSNYGRKFNDGFSRAIAYKISEHFGVGVLVSVSDTGFSLEVPKKKRIDIVQIIKELTPNNVYGILKLALENTNLMKRNFRINATRSLMILRNYAGRKKSAKRQQVSADLLIHYAKKLDRFAPLEETYREIIEDSLEVEHLQEILGKIQSGHIKLEHIDVSVPTPMSFGLATLTASDAVLAEDKNNLLKLFHAQVMYKISKKGK
- the upp gene encoding uracil phosphoribosyltransferase: MKKDTRWEGVYSFEDSPFLIETLSDLREQDTDNIAFRKGLVRLGRYMGYELTKTMDFEEVEIETPLEATIGLKGKDRKNVLIITVLRVAIPLMEGLIKTLESARVGIVSASRGPAPDFEIKMDYIKVPKLKEEDTLIICDPMIATGSTLISVMRELKSCGMPKRVVVVGVIGAPEGIDAIKKEFPETEIYVTKMDRELNKKGYILPGLGDAGDRAFGEPVKVSLLPQMHNLE